The segment GGTTGACAGCAGCCCCCTGCGGCCGGCCCGATCAATGCCATACGACTGTCTCCCCGGCTCGTCGCCGTTTCGCGTCCCCATACTCCCTGACCGGCACAAACACTATACGGCTTCAACTCCTGCTCTCTCCGGGCACGATGGTGCCCCCGGCGTACGCCGGGGGCACCGAGCGGGTGGGGTTCAGCCGCCCAGCGCGCCGCCTGCGCCGCCGGGCTCCTCCTCCCCGAACAAGTCGGGGTTCAAGTGGATGACTCCGTAGTCGTATGCGTGCCGCCGGTAGACGACGCTCGGCAGCTTGGTGTCGGCGTCGACGAAGAGGTAGAAGTCGTGTCCGACCAACTCCATCTCGTTGAGCGCCTGGTCGAGATGCATCGGCGCGGCCGAGTGGGTCTTCTCGCGGACGATCAGGGGCCCTTCACCCTGGACGTCGATCGACCCCATCCTGGTGGTCGGCACCTTCTGCTCGGCCTCGGCGGCGAGTTCGCCGTTGGTGTTCAGACTTGCGGCGTCGGGCACGGTGACCGCGACTTCACTCGCCGGGATGCGGCCGTTGCCGCGACGCGAGTAGCGCTTGTCGTGCTGCTTCCGCAGACGCGCCTCGAGCTTGGCGGTTGCCAGATCCAGCGCGGCGTACGGGTCGGCTGCGGCCGCCTCGGCCCGGACCACCGGGCCACGGGAGCGGAGGGTGATCTCCACTCGGTCGGAACGGTCGGCCTGCCGCGGGTTGGGCTCCTTGGACACCTCGACGTCCAGGCTGATCACCTTGGCGTCGAGCTTCTGGACTTTGTCCAGCTTCAGCTTCTCGGCCACGTGCTTGCGGAACCGCTCGGGCACCTCGGTCTTGCGGCCCTTGACGACGATGTCCACGCAGAACTCCGTTCCCGGATCGCTCCGCTCTTCAAGCGGAGCAATTCCTTCTTGCACCAGGCTCCGGTGGTTGCCGAAGCCTCGGACTTGGCGACTTTCACCTCCTCCTCCCCCGGCGACAAGCTCTCCATTCCCCCGTTTTCAGGGTCGCCGAAAACGCCCCTGAACGCATTGATCGCGACATTCGAGGCAAAGCACTCGCCAAGTCCTCACAACCGAACATAGCTCTCCCGGACGGATGTCGGCACCCCCTCGGAGCCGTCGGCTCCATTTGGGTGACTTTTCCTCCTCGGCTAGATGCGACGTGGTAATACCTCGCTTCGCGCGCCGTTGAACTCGAAAGCACTGCTCGGCGCCGCCACCACCGCGGCACCGGCCACCCGTCCGCCGGCCGCCGTGACCGCCCGCGCCGCCTCGGCGAGCGTGGCCCCCGTCGTCACCAGGTCGTCCACCAGCACCGCTGGCTGCGCCGTCAGCAGCCTCCCCGCCCCGGCCCGCACCTCCAGTGCACCGGCGACGTTCGCCAGCCGCTGCCGGGCGCTCAGCCCCGCCTGGTCGGCCACCGCACGGCGCTGCCGCAGCACCGCCAGCACCCGGGCACCCCGTCCCGCCCGCCGCAGCTCCCCGGCCGCCGCCAGCGCGATCCTGCGCACCGGATCGTGCCCACGCCCCGCCACCGATCTTCGTGCCGACGGCACGGGCACCAGCAGCAGCGGCCCGCCGCCGGCCCGCAGCCCCCGCACGGCCCCGGCCAGCACCGCCCCCAGCGGGCCGGCCAGCCGCAGGGCACCGCGCTCCTTGTGGGCCAGCAGCACCGCCCGTGCCTCGTCGGCATACGGCGTCCCCGCCCACACCCGGGGCAGTCCCACGGGTTCCGGCCACGGTCGCACCCGCCGTGCCCCGCGCCCGTCCCGCGCCAGCACCCGACGGCATTCGGCACACAGTTCCGTACGCGGCCGGCCACACCCCGCACAGTCGACCGGCAGCACGAGACCGGCCAGTTCGCGCCACACCCCCTGCATGACTCCACTGTCCCGCCGTTCCCGCCCGGCCACCACCCCTGTGGACAACCGCGGCCACGGACCTGTGGATCAGCCGCGCACGGGGGCATCACGGCAGGTCGGGCCTGCCACGCTCCCCGGCCCCGCGCTCACCTCGTAGGCGTAGCAGCGACGCCCGCGCCCTCCGCGTCACCCGGGATAGACCGGCGCCGTCCCATCCTTCGCCACGGTCTTCCAGTTCGCGTCCGGCGGCAGCCGCACGATGCCCTCCGTGGCGTCGGCGATCAGCGGCCTGGTCTTGTCCTCCGAGGCGGCCACCGACTTGACACCGTTGACGCCGGGCAGCGTCTCCGCGTTCGACGCCGAACCGTCGGTCTCCATGAACTGCATCTGCTGCACCCCGCCGGACTCCCGTCCGACCACCACCAGCCGGCTGCCGCCCGCCCAGGACGCGGCCACCACGTCCTCCAACTGGGGCGCGATCGGCCGCAGTTCCTGCACCGACAGCTCCGGATGCGCCGAACTTCCGCCCCGCTCCACCCGGCCGAGCTGGAGCGTCGTACGCCC is part of the Streptomyces platensis genome and harbors:
- the hpf gene encoding ribosome hibernation-promoting factor, HPF/YfiA family: MDIVVKGRKTEVPERFRKHVAEKLKLDKVQKLDAKVISLDVEVSKEPNPRQADRSDRVEITLRSRGPVVRAEAAAADPYAALDLATAKLEARLRKQHDKRYSRRGNGRIPASEVAVTVPDAASLNTNGELAAEAEQKVPTTRMGSIDVQGEGPLIVREKTHSAAPMHLDQALNEMELVGHDFYLFVDADTKLPSVVYRRHAYDYGVIHLNPDLFGEEEPGGAGGALGG
- a CDS encoding ComF family protein, with translation MQGVWRELAGLVLPVDCAGCGRPRTELCAECRRVLARDGRGARRVRPWPEPVGLPRVWAGTPYADEARAVLLAHKERGALRLAGPLGAVLAGAVRGLRAGGGPLLLVPVPSARRSVAGRGHDPVRRIALAAAGELRRAGRGARVLAVLRQRRAVADQAGLSARQRLANVAGALEVRAGAGRLLTAQPAVLVDDLVTTGATLAEAARAVTAAGGRVAGAAVVAAPSSAFEFNGARSEVLPRRI